Proteins from a single region of Sebastes umbrosus isolate fSebUmb1 chromosome 8, fSebUmb1.pri, whole genome shotgun sequence:
- the si:dkey-13n15.2 gene encoding protein transport protein Sec24C isoform X3, whose amino-acid sequence MMDASTANQSQTPCQPWAGQNGWSPASPQGPPCNPLPSFQHLSLSSPSDQRSCYEHPQVPNHLAAFPSRNNPHHHDTLYSNNADQSVQRGIPDAHVSSMVPAASQGRYIPPCSLPLTKEGTQSFCKLQQMPFYSPHSPYQGIYSHFQPPYTHQSLLNGPQSPHQKHLPISPPSLGVNQSPQCTPQHALERANVESSVGYTHNHQEPTSPIQQQPHWTLAAHSKGTMNEFVPNAAAQDRNITPQQSPNSESRYGLDPELLPSVVKVIAEDMAEWEGKVFASEPFSRLPPLPTTSCIIEDRGNASPFAIRSASYCVPCEGQTALLSRLPLGALVAPLAKQNAGEPLPVCNEPECVMGCGGCGASMSPAMGWQDCGQRFYCPFCGKLSEVPWQHYQPTKGAEGGRVDKDKRPELSMGSYEILNSQKGEPAVLLLAIDVSASAVRGGHLEFATQQILALLTSLKREDGDALSDVRVGLMTYDSRIHLYDLSPTLSRPHMLVITDTEDLQLPVREGLLVSLKDCIDGIDSVLQLIPQFSPECDDSSGVPMELPVKAGLAILQALSCPGKLLIFHTAPLIEMGHTNSSSGFFGSNTPKSIFQPSELAILLTKECVSQGCGVHLFVLSQQDVGGAWPGHIPYLTGGALHTYNHLQGELDRERFSADLKSIVETDTGYKAELRIFVSKDMRVSGCYGLFLPGPSPSHVTMATLDWRTTLAVELAHTRALDETRGVAIQAVLSYSTQTGDRRTRVHTLTLRCSRHLQDAFRQYQAQTLLTFYCKKIYCAVLERPLQELREELQTEVTEALASYRKHCCSASVSAGQLVLPQYLRALPVYINSLRKSEVLLPGLRSSVHQRLQQRCQVLSMDTCSTSTHFYPLLLPLLQSADSSSSPNSEEALRCCAASLEQRCLYLVHAPFTLLLWVGTQVPACTLVELFNTSCFSSLPSGETKLPVLENPLSISVRSLINTLNSQAPCARKLWVVKQGDTCEEALQRHLVEDKSPNGGASYADFLYHLHVNSVRLLQ is encoded by the exons ATGATGGACGCCtccacagccaatcagagccagACACCCTGTCAGCCGTGGGCGGGCCAGAACGGCTGGTCCCCAGCTTCACCTCAAGGACCCCCTTGCAACCCTCTGCCGAGCTTCCAGCATCTTAGCCTGAGCTCGCCTTCTGACCAGAGATCCTGCTACGAGCATCCGCAGGTGCCCAACCACCTCGCCGCCTTTCCATCCAGAAACAACCCTCACCATCACGACACGCTTTATTCTAATAATGCTGACCAGAGCGTGCAGCGGGGCATTCCTGATGCTCATGTTTCATCCATGGTTCCAGCTGCAAGCCAAGGAAGATATATACCTCCATGTTCTCTCCCTCTTACGAAGGAAGGGACGCAGTCCTTCTGCAAGCTCCAACAAATGCCATTTTACTCCCCTCACAGCCCTTACCAAGGAATATATTCCCATTTCCAGCCCCCATACACACACCAGAGTTTACTGAATGGCCCTCAATCACCACATCAAAAACATCTGCCCATTAGCCCTCCATCATTGGGTGTTAACCAGAGTCCACAGTGTACACCTCAACATGCATTGGAGAGGGCAAATGTGGAGTCCTCCGTTGGATACACACATAATCATCAGGAGCCCACGTCTCCTATCCAACAGCAGCCTCATTGGACACTTGCAGCACACTCAAAAG GAACCATGAACGAGTTTGTTCCCAATGCAGCTGCACAGGACAGGAACATCACGCCACAG CAGTCTCCTAACTCTGAGTCTCGTTATGGCCTGGACCCAGAGCTCCTTCCCAGTGTT gtgaAGGTGATTGCAGAGGACATGGCAGAGTGGGAGGGCAAGGTCTTCGCCTCAGAGCCTTTTTCccgtcttcctcctctgccaACTACTTCCTGTATCATAGAGGACAGAG GTAACGCGAGTCCTTTCGCCATCCGCTCCGCCTCGTACTGCGTGCCCTGTGAAGGTCAGACTGCCCTGCTCAGCCGTCTGCCGCTGGGAGCTCTGGTCGCCCCTCTGGCAAAACAAAACGCTGGAGAG CCCCTGCCCGTGTGCAACGAGCCAGAGTGTGTTATGGGTTGTGGAGGTTGCGGAGCCTCCATGTCCCCGGCGATGGGCTGGCAGGACTGTGGTCAGAGGTTTTACTGCCCCTTCTGTGGTAAACTCAGTGAAG TGCCGTGGCAACACTACCAGCCCACCAAAGGAGCGGAGGGGGGTCGGGTGGATAAAGACAAGAGGCCCGAACTCAGTATGGGCTCATACGAGATACTCAATTCTCAGAAG GGTGAACCTGCTGTACTGCTTCTAGCCATAGATGTGTCTGCGTCAGCGGTGAGAGGAGGACATTTGGAGTTTGCAACACAACAAATCCTCGCTCTGCTCACCTCTCTGAAGAG GGAGGATGGGGATGCCTTGTCGGACGTCCGCGTTGGTTTGATGACGTATGACAGTAGGATCCACCTGTACGACCTCAGCCCCACCCTGTCCCGCCCACACATGCTGGTCATCACGGACACAGAAGACCTGCAGCTTCCTGTGAGGGAGGGGCTTCTGGTGTCCCTGAAAGACTGTATAGACGGTATCGACAG tgtgttgCAGCTTATTCCTCAGTTCAGTCCAGAGTGTGATGACTCGAGTGGAGTTCCCATGGAGCTGCCTGTCAAAGCAGGGCTAGCCATACTGCAG GCTCTGAGTTGTCCTGGCAAGCTGCTGATCTTCCATACTGCCCCTCTGATAGAGATGGGACACACAAACTCATCCTCAGGGTTCTTTGGCTCCAACACACCAAAG tccATCTTTCAGCCATCAGAGCTAGCCATCTTATTGACCAAGGAGTGCGTCAGTCAGGGCTGCGGCGTTCACCTGTTCGTCCTCTCCCAGCAAGACGTGGGGGGGGCTTGGCCGGGGCACATTCCATATCTAACAGGTGGAGCTCTGCACACCTACAACCACCTCCAG GGAGAATTGGACAGAGAGCGTTTCAGCGCTGATCTAAAGAGCATTGTAGAGACGGACACAGGCTACAAGGCTGAACTCAGGATTTTTGTCAGCAAAG ATATGCGTGTGTCCGGCTGTTATGGACTTTTCCTCCCCGGGCCTAGCCCCAGCCATGTCACCATGGCTACTCTTGATTGGAGGACGACACTGGCTGTGGAGCTCGCACACACCAGAGCTCTGGATGAGACGAGAGGTGTAGCCATACAG GCTGTATTATCTTACAGTACccagacaggagacaggaggacCAGGGTTCACACTCTGACCCTGCGATGCTCTCGTCACCTACAGGACGCTTTCCGGCAGTATCAGGCCCAAACACTACTCACCTTCTACTGCAAAAAAA TTTACTGTGCAGTGTTGGAGCGCCCTCTACAGGAGCTGAGGGAGGAACTGCAGACGGAGGTAACGGAAGCGTTGGCGTCCTACCgtaaacactgctgctctgcttcaGTTTCTGCTGGACAG CTGGTCCTCCCTCAGTACCTGCgagcacttcctgtttacatcaaCAGTCTGAGGAAGAGCGAGGTGCTGCTGCCGGGCCTGAGGAGCTCCGTCCACCAGCGGCTGCAGCAGCGCTGCCAGGTGCTCAGCATGGACACCTGCAGCACCTCAACTCACTTCTAccctctgctgctgcctctg CTGCAGTCAGCTGACAGTTCCAGCTCTCCAAACTCAGAGGAGGCACTGCGCTGCTGTGCTGCGAGCCTGGAGCAAAGGTGTCTGTATTTGGTTCACGCACCCTTCACCTTGCTGCTCTGGGTGGGCACCCAAGTCCCAGCATGCACCCTGGTCGAGCTCTTCAACACCAGCTGCTTCTCCTCCCTGCCCTCTGGAGAG aCTAAGCTGCCAGTTCTTGAAAACCCTCTGTCCATCAGCGTTCGATCCCTCATCAACACACTGAACTCCCAGGCACCCTGTGCCCGCAAG CTGTGGGTGGTGAAGCAGGGCGACACCTGTGAGGAGGCCCTGCAGCGCCACCTGGTGGAGGACAAGAGTCCCAACGGAGGGGCGTCCTATGCAGACTTCCTCTACCATCTCCACGTCAACTCTGTCCGGCTTCTGCAgtga